One window of the Saccopteryx leptura isolate mSacLep1 chromosome 9, mSacLep1_pri_phased_curated, whole genome shotgun sequence genome contains the following:
- the DYNLRB2 gene encoding dynein light chain roadblock-type 2, producing the protein MTEVEETLKRIQSHKGVIGTMVVNAEGIPIRTTLDNSTTVQYAGLLHQLTMKARSTVRDTDPQNDLTFLRIRSKKHEIMVAPDKEYLLIVIQNPCE; encoded by the exons ATG ACAGAGGTGGAGGAAACCCTAAAGAGGATACAAAGCCATAAAGGGGTTATTGGAACAATGGTTGTGAATGCAGAAG GCATTCCCATCCGAACAACCTTGGACAACTCAACCACAGTTCAATACGCAGGTCTCCTCCATCAGCTGACAATGAAAGCCAGGAGCACCGTCCGGGACACTGACCCTCAGAACGACCTCACCTTCCTCAGGATCAGATCTAAGAAACATGAAATCATGGTGGCTCCAG ATAAGGAATACCTTCTGATTGTCATTCAGAATCCATGTGAATAG